A genomic region of Triticum urartu cultivar G1812 unplaced genomic scaffold, Tu2.1 TuUngrouped_contig_2239, whole genome shotgun sequence contains the following coding sequences:
- the LOC125526899 gene encoding uncharacterized protein LOC125526899 — MDRHVKDSFRRLPPELVEEVLLRLPPDEPACLVRASAALKPWRRILASAGFRRRYREFHGTPPVLGLIQEDASFLPIASLPAQPDRPRRTALTALDCRRGRYLFDTYNRYFRVGETVRITVADPLTSHECRLGTPLHDGVLWFSAAVLCATQGCDHHGCLGGHFRVVIVATNQK, encoded by the coding sequence ATGGACCGGCACGTGAAGGATTCCTTCCGCCGCCTTCCGCCGGAACTCGTCGAGGAGGTCCTCCTCCGCCTTCCGCCGGACGAGCCCGCCTGCCTCGtccgcgcctccgccgccctcaAGCCCTGGCGCCGCATCCTCGCCAGTGCGGGCTTTCGCCGCCGCTACCGCGAGTTCCACGGGACACCTCCCGTCCTGGGGCTTATCCAAGAGGACGCCAGCTTCCTCCCCATAGCCTCCCTCCCCGCCCAGCCTGATCGCCCCCGCCGGACCGCTCTGACGGCCCTGGACTGCCGCCGGGGTCGCTACCTATTCGACACCTACAACCGGTACTTCAGGGTAGGGGAGACCGTCCGCATAACGGTCGCGGACCCTCTGACGAGCCACGAGTGCCGCTTGGGCACACCGTTGCACGATGGCGTGCTCTGGTTCAGCGCGGCGGTGCTCTGCGCCACACAAGGCTGCGACCACCACGGTTGCCTGGGAGGGCATTTCCGTGTGGTCATCGTAGCCACCAATCAGAAGTGA